The following proteins are co-located in the Candidatus Competibacteraceae bacterium genome:
- a CDS encoding AMP-binding protein, translated as MGFIQSYDDLPMNWVGDWAGRRATLTPNRTALYDSFTQQSYTFREMNDRACRVGTYLSDVLGLRKGEVIALICRNRIEAIDLYLACGKLGIILAPLSQRLKKPELEDLLARLQPSALVYEHLFTEPVASLSMPTSARSIIDIDDERNFFENVILKTDAREVNVPLAMNDSCLYVHTGGTTAVPKICIVSHRQMVWNAVDILATGLAGAYGTVLITFPFFHIGGWNTFTPLFYAGITGILMREFNPGLMLELIHEGRVENFGAVEAMLQFLIAHPKFGETDFSRLKTITTAAAPCSKAVMQVFLDKGIPVSQTYGMTEAGPSNFAYIPRSDSLEELLTYSASIGTSMFHCDAKIVDPESRQDVAPGETGVLCLRSPHNFDGYLHDPARTEQVIDREGWIYTGDLAEQDRDGLVFIKGRADNMFISGGENISPEEIEQALSRHPAIAGAICAGIPDPKWGQAPVALVIFHAGGSVTEEELKLFCRDYLADYKVPRQIRAVAELPLTGAGKLNRNAVVTHYAGGA; from the coding sequence ATGGGATTCATTCAAAGTTACGACGATCTGCCCATGAACTGGGTCGGCGATTGGGCGGGACGCCGTGCTACCCTGACGCCCAATCGGACTGCCCTGTACGACTCCTTCACCCAACAGTCCTACACCTTTCGGGAAATGAACGACCGGGCTTGTCGGGTGGGAACTTATCTGAGCGACGTGCTGGGACTGCGCAAGGGAGAGGTGATCGCGCTGATTTGTCGCAACCGGATCGAGGCGATCGACCTTTATTTGGCCTGCGGAAAACTGGGGATCATCTTGGCGCCGTTGAGCCAGCGTTTGAAAAAGCCGGAACTGGAGGATTTACTGGCGCGTCTCCAGCCCAGCGCCCTCGTTTACGAGCACTTATTCACCGAACCGGTCGCTTCCCTGTCGATGCCCACATCGGCTCGATCAATCATCGATATCGACGATGAGCGAAACTTTTTCGAAAACGTCATCCTGAAGACCGACGCCAGAGAGGTGAACGTTCCACTGGCGATGAACGATAGCTGCCTCTACGTCCATACCGGCGGCACGACCGCCGTGCCGAAAATCTGCATCGTGTCGCATCGGCAAATGGTCTGGAACGCGGTCGATATTCTTGCCACTGGCCTTGCCGGCGCTTACGGAACCGTGCTGATCACCTTTCCTTTCTTTCACATCGGCGGATGGAACACCTTTACGCCGCTGTTTTACGCGGGCATCACCGGCATCTTGATGCGCGAATTCAATCCCGGCCTGATGCTGGAACTGATCCACGAAGGGCGCGTCGAGAACTTTGGCGCGGTGGAAGCCATGCTGCAATTCCTGATCGCTCATCCGAAGTTTGGAGAAACCGATTTTTCCAGGTTGAAAACGATCACCACCGCCGCCGCGCCTTGTTCGAAAGCGGTCATGCAAGTCTTCCTGGATAAAGGGATTCCTGTCAGTCAGACCTATGGGATGACCGAGGCCGGCCCCTCTAATTTTGCCTACATCCCCCGTTCTGATTCGCTGGAGGAATTACTGACCTATTCGGCCAGTATCGGCACGTCCATGTTTCACTGCGACGCCAAGATCGTCGATCCGGAATCCCGACAAGACGTGGCGCCCGGCGAAACGGGCGTATTGTGTCTGCGCAGCCCGCATAACTTCGACGGCTATCTCCATGATCCGGCACGGACCGAGCAGGTCATCGATCGAGAAGGCTGGATTTATACGGGCGATTTGGCCGAGCAGGATCGGGATGGCTTGGTTTTCATTAAAGGGCGGGCGGACAACATGTTCATTTCCGGGGGAGAAAACATCTCGCCGGAAGAGATCGAGCAAGCTTTGAGCAGGCATCCCGCCATCGCCGGGGCGATTTGCGCCGGTATTCCCGATCCGAAATGGGGACAAGCGCCGGTCGCGCTCGTCATTTTCCATGCCGGCGGAAGTGTCACGGAAGAAGAGCTTAAGCTATTTTGTCGGGACTATTTGGCCGATTACAAGGTACCCAGGCAAATCCGAGCGGTTGCCGAATTGCCCCTCACCGGCGCCGGAAAACTGAATCGCAATGCCGTCGTCACCCACTATGCGGGTGGCGCGTGA
- a CDS encoding fumarylacetoacetate hydrolase family protein, whose amino-acid sequence MAYQHRYLDGNPLAQPAGKVVCIGRNYLDHIRELNNAVPETPILFMKPATALIGLDEAIQLPAGRGACHHEVELAVLVGRELRNADAVAARQAVAGYGIALDLTLRDLQNTLKQKGHPWETAKAFDGACPLSPFLKPEALPEPQATELALRVNGELRQQGNTRQMMVGIFELLAYISTHFTLQPGDVVLTGTPSGVGPLASGDALTLSLAGHDFSARVA is encoded by the coding sequence GTGGCTTACCAACACCGCTATCTGGACGGCAACCCGCTGGCACAGCCGGCCGGCAAGGTCGTCTGCATCGGCCGCAACTATCTCGACCACATCCGCGAACTCAACAACGCGGTGCCGGAAACGCCCATCCTGTTCATGAAACCGGCCACCGCGCTGATCGGGCTGGACGAAGCGATCCAGTTGCCGGCGGGACGAGGCGCTTGCCACCATGAAGTGGAACTGGCGGTGCTGGTGGGCCGGGAACTGCGCAACGCCGATGCCGTGGCCGCCCGCCAGGCCGTGGCCGGTTACGGCATCGCCCTGGATCTGACCCTGCGCGATCTCCAGAACACACTGAAGCAAAAAGGCCATCCCTGGGAAACCGCCAAAGCTTTCGATGGCGCCTGTCCACTGTCGCCGTTTCTGAAACCCGAGGCACTGCCCGAACCACAGGCAACCGAGCTGGCGCTGCGGGTCAACGGCGAATTGCGTCAACAGGGCAATACTCGCCAGATGATGGTCGGCATTTTCGAACTGCTAGCCTACATCTCCACCCACTTCACCCTGCAACCGGGCGACGTGGTGCTGACCGGCACGCCGTCCGGCGTCGGCCCGCTCGCTTCCGGCGATGCGCTGACGCTCAGCCTGGCCGGTCACGATTTCAGCGCGCGCGTAGCCTGA
- a CDS encoding alpha-E domain-containing protein codes for MLSRVAQNIYWMARQIERVEDTARIINVNSNLLLDLPRNTTFGWLPLIFIVGAEKLFFEKDPNRLADETTVLKFLISDRDHPSSIISSLAAARENLRTTRDTVPQEVWEQVNGLYIYARDHIPTRRGRFEFMRRVIHGAQQINGMLSGAMSRTAAYDFVRLGRYLERADMTTRILDVRSANLLPRAGQPATVAESRQEQEATETSQAQSQSQAVTPERQEQDPFENIQWMSVLKSLSAYQMYRQQVRLRVGGPDVLKFLLQDECLPRAVAYCLTQLEICLRELPKNATPLASIAALRQRLNTAAVPELAREGLHEFIDELQIGLGQLHDQIATTYFA; via the coding sequence ATGTTGTCACGCGTCGCCCAAAACATCTATTGGATGGCCCGTCAAATCGAACGGGTCGAAGACACCGCTCGCATCATCAACGTCAATAGCAACCTGCTGCTGGATCTGCCGCGCAACACCACCTTTGGCTGGCTGCCGCTGATCTTCATCGTCGGCGCCGAAAAATTGTTCTTCGAGAAGGACCCGAACCGGCTGGCTGATGAAACCACCGTGCTCAAGTTTCTGATCAGCGACCGCGATCATCCGAGTTCGATTATTTCCAGCCTGGCCGCCGCCCGCGAGAACCTGCGCACCACCCGCGACACCGTGCCGCAAGAGGTCTGGGAACAGGTCAACGGCTTATACATCTACGCCCGCGACCATATCCCCACCCGGCGCGGCCGTTTCGAATTCATGCGTCGGGTCATTCATGGCGCGCAACAGATCAACGGCATGCTGTCCGGAGCCATGAGCCGCACCGCCGCCTACGATTTTGTCCGGCTGGGCCGCTATCTGGAACGGGCCGACATGACCACCCGTATTCTGGACGTGCGCTCGGCCAACCTGCTGCCGCGCGCCGGTCAGCCGGCGACGGTCGCGGAATCCCGGCAGGAACAGGAGGCGACCGAGACCAGCCAGGCCCAGTCGCAATCCCAGGCCGTCACGCCTGAACGGCAGGAACAGGACCCTTTCGAGAACATTCAATGGATGAGCGTGTTGAAATCGCTGAGCGCCTACCAGATGTACCGCCAGCAGGTGCGGCTGCGGGTCGGCGGCCCCGACGTGCTCAAGTTCCTGTTGCAAGATGAATGTCTGCCGCGCGCCGTGGCCTATTGCCTGACGCAGTTGGAAATCTGCCTGCGGGAGTTGCCCAAGAACGCCACGCCGCTCGCCAGCATCGCCGCCCTCAGACAACGCTTGAACACGGCGGCGGTGCCGGAACTCGCCCGCGAGGGTCTGCACGAATTCATCGATGAATTGCAGATCGGCCTGGGTCAACTGCACGACCAGATCGCCACTACCTACTTCGCCTAG
- a CDS encoding DUF2283 domain-containing protein, producing the protein MKFEFDPQADAVYLELTEAEVEESKEIQPGIIMDYDAEGRIVGIEVLHVSKRTQLPLRKAA; encoded by the coding sequence ATGAAATTCGAGTTCGACCCCCAAGCCGACGCGGTTTATCTGGAATTGACGGAGGCCGAGGTGGAGGAATCCAAGGAAATCCAACCTGGCATCATCATGGACTACGATGCCGAAGGGCGGATTGTGGGCATCGAGGTTCTCCATGTGAGCAAGCGAACCCAACTGCCCTTGCGGAAAGCGGCTTAA
- a CDS encoding 50S ribosome-binding GTPase, with the protein MSPSLKPSAARSWLPVRLLLAVGASMGVAVLLVLVLYITDLGLSVWDRLHRAPTTFWVIYLLVLGLLSMGGAYLVWRVLRWGRPAGKSRPATPTKPPDEGTLVVEVEKHDKDGVPVDHIRRELEELQRRRAAGEIIVAVFGEISTGKSSMIRTLLPGTDIAVDVRGGTTREVTNYTWTSPAGDRLILVDLPGLNEADGALDREARDEALRAHVVIYVCEGDLTRDQYQALRTLVELGSPVILALNKIDRLIGGELELVRERLGERVGEGVEVAPVQCGGVEEVTRIYHDGREETTLRERKPRVEDLRRALQRYLDTDPQVLDGLRDTAVFVLVQQKLDEAVAQHRRQRAEEIVQGYSRKAVFGALAAVGPGTDVLIQGYLGIRLLKELCALYEVPAREVDMQRFLDLAGNQIKRSLNLLLALVGNVFKAFPGMGTVVGGMLHAVVYGLIFESLGKAVARSLESRGDLVSGPTLRMFEDDLSENLEARAKRLLQLAWTRQRGDEGAGTATG; encoded by the coding sequence ATGTCGCCGTCTCTTAAACCGTCGGCCGCCCGGTCCTGGTTACCGGTCCGCCTGCTGCTGGCCGTGGGCGCCAGCATGGGCGTTGCGGTGCTGCTGGTGCTGGTGCTGTATATCACCGATCTCGGACTGTCGGTATGGGATCGCCTGCATCGGGCGCCCACCACGTTCTGGGTGATTTACCTGCTGGTGCTGGGTCTGTTGAGCATGGGCGGGGCCTACCTGGTCTGGCGGGTGTTGCGCTGGGGCCGGCCGGCTGGCAAATCCCGCCCGGCCACGCCCACCAAGCCGCCGGACGAAGGGACCCTGGTCGTCGAAGTGGAGAAACACGACAAGGACGGCGTGCCGGTGGATCACATCCGCCGCGAGTTGGAAGAATTGCAGCGGCGGCGGGCGGCGGGCGAGATCATCGTGGCGGTGTTCGGCGAGATCAGTACCGGTAAATCTTCAATGATCCGCACCTTGCTGCCGGGCACTGACATTGCGGTCGACGTGCGCGGCGGCACCACCCGGGAAGTGACCAATTACACTTGGACCAGCCCGGCTGGGGATCGGCTGATTCTGGTCGACCTGCCGGGCCTGAATGAAGCGGATGGCGCGCTGGACCGGGAAGCCCGCGACGAAGCGCTGCGCGCCCATGTGGTGATCTATGTCTGCGAAGGCGACCTGACCCGCGACCAGTATCAGGCGCTGCGGACGCTGGTGGAGCTGGGCAGCCCGGTGATTTTGGCGCTGAACAAGATCGATCGCTTGATCGGCGGGGAACTGGAGTTGGTGCGCGAACGCCTGGGCGAGCGGGTGGGCGAGGGGGTGGAAGTGGCGCCGGTGCAGTGCGGCGGCGTGGAAGAAGTCACCCGTATCTATCACGATGGCCGCGAGGAAACCACCCTGCGCGAACGCAAGCCGCGGGTCGAGGATCTGCGCCGAGCCTTGCAGCGCTATCTTGATACCGACCCGCAAGTTCTGGACGGTTTGCGCGATACCGCGGTGTTCGTGCTGGTCCAGCAGAAGCTGGATGAGGCGGTCGCCCAACACCGCCGCCAGCGGGCCGAGGAGATCGTTCAGGGGTATTCCCGCAAGGCGGTGTTCGGCGCGCTGGCGGCGGTCGGGCCGGGGACCGACGTATTGATCCAGGGCTATCTGGGTATCCGATTGCTCAAGGAGCTGTGCGCGCTGTACGAAGTACCGGCGCGCGAGGTCGATATGCAGCGCTTCCTGGATCTGGCCGGCAACCAGATCAAGCGCAGCCTCAACCTGCTGCTGGCGCTGGTCGGCAACGTGTTCAAGGCGTTTCCGGGGATGGGTACGGTGGTGGGCGGCATGTTGCACGCCGTGGTCTATGGATTGATATTCGAAAGCCTGGGGAAGGCGGTGGCCCGCTCCCTGGAAAGTCGTGGCGACCTGGTGAGCGGACCCACCTTGCGGATGTTCGAGGATGACTTGAGTGAAAATCTGGAAGCGCGTGCAAAGCGTTTACTCCAACTGGCTTGGACGCGACAGCGAGGCGATGAAGGTGCTGGAACCGCAACCGGCTAA
- a CDS encoding Rsd/AlgQ family anti-sigma factor has protein sequence MNAATIVDPLHSKALPDLVRKLLAARQQSLVLYNKLAALKPFTLAEPVRHLLRQFRQSLIDYLALGPFEVYQALEEQPGDSPYCPARDLARQLYAPIASTTQVALAFHDRYGGTPSAAELAGLEDELSRLGENLAERIELEDRIVAALRGAAPPQP, from the coding sequence ATGAATGCCGCGACCATCGTCGATCCGCTCCACAGCAAGGCGCTGCCGGATCTGGTGCGCAAGCTGTTGGCGGCCCGCCAGCAAAGTCTGGTGTTGTACAACAAGTTGGCGGCGCTGAAACCGTTCACGCTGGCCGAGCCGGTTCGGCACCTGCTGCGCCAGTTTCGCCAGTCGCTGATCGACTACCTGGCGCTGGGGCCATTCGAGGTCTATCAGGCGCTGGAAGAGCAGCCGGGCGATTCGCCTTACTGCCCGGCCCGCGATCTGGCCCGGCAGCTTTATGCGCCCATCGCCAGCACCACTCAGGTGGCGCTGGCCTTTCACGACCGCTACGGCGGCACGCCGTCCGCCGCGGAACTGGCCGGACTGGAGGATGAGCTGTCGCGTTTGGGCGAGAATCTGGCGGAACGCATTGAGCTGGAGGACCGGATCGTCGCCGCCTTGCGCGGCGCGGCGCCGCCACAGCCGTAA
- a CDS encoding DUF4258 domain-containing protein, producing the protein MSTVATPASLPDNTSWTLAAGETGWAHDMDYILSDHARKRILKRKIRTEWIEMTLTHPTHTGNDDVDPTLAHALRPIPEKGFRMLRVIYNETTDPVIVVTAYFDNEASAP; encoded by the coding sequence GTGTCCACCGTTGCGACCCCGGCGAGCTTACCCGACAATACATCATGGACTTTGGCTGCCGGCGAAACGGGTTGGGCGCACGACATGGACTACATTTTGAGCGATCATGCTCGCAAGCGAATCCTGAAGCGGAAAATCCGTACCGAGTGGATCGAGATGACCTTGACCCATCCGACACATACCGGAAATGACGATGTGGATCCGACCTTGGCTCATGCATTGCGGCCGATCCCAGAGAAAGGTTTCCGAATGCTCCGGGTCATCTACAACGAAACGACCGATCCGGTCATCGTGGTGACGGCCTATTTCGACAACGAGGCGAGCGCCCCATGA
- a CDS encoding GTP-binding protein: MKVLEPQPANGDGHLALARESLRELLDDQRVPPPVRAALAEEYRQLQVLLEKIEQGHIHIAVFGRVSVGKSALLNALLGETRFSTSPLHGETTRATHARWQEYDAGGVFLIDTPGINEVSGEAREQLAHDVASRSDLVMFVVDGDITDTELKALRQVKGVAQRLVLVLNKIDRYTPTDRELLLETLRRRSVGLIQPRDILTVAAQPAERIVILVDAEGNETETRRRPTADVTVLRERIWDILKAEGKTMAALNAGLFAGRFSDRLSREIVAIRRDLADKVVRKYCLAKGVAVALNPIPIADILAAVATDAAMVVHLGRVYGLPINRVEAGALLKTIFTQLVFLMGTVWVMNLAAAALKGISLGLSTVVTAGAQGAVAWYGTYVVGRAAEQYFAQGKSWGEGGPKRVVQDILDSLDRESLLAQARDDILARLKPLF, from the coding sequence ATGAAGGTGCTGGAACCGCAACCGGCTAACGGCGACGGGCATCTGGCCCTGGCCCGCGAGAGCCTGCGCGAGCTGCTGGACGACCAGCGGGTGCCGCCGCCGGTGCGCGCGGCGCTGGCGGAGGAGTACCGGCAACTGCAAGTGTTGCTGGAAAAGATCGAACAGGGCCATATCCATATCGCCGTGTTCGGCCGGGTCAGCGTCGGCAAGTCGGCGCTGCTCAACGCCCTGCTGGGCGAGACGCGGTTTTCGACCAGCCCGCTGCACGGCGAGACCACCCGCGCCACTCACGCCCGCTGGCAGGAATACGACGCCGGCGGGGTGTTTCTGATCGACACCCCCGGCATCAACGAAGTATCCGGCGAAGCCCGCGAGCAGCTTGCTCACGACGTGGCGAGTCGCAGCGATCTGGTCATGTTCGTGGTGGACGGCGATATCACCGATACTGAGCTGAAGGCGCTGCGGCAGGTGAAGGGCGTGGCCCAGCGGCTGGTGCTGGTGCTGAACAAGATCGACCGTTATACCCCGACCGATCGCGAGCTGTTGCTGGAAACACTGCGTCGGCGCAGCGTCGGGCTGATCCAGCCGCGGGACATTCTGACCGTCGCCGCCCAGCCGGCCGAGCGCATCGTGATTCTGGTGGACGCCGAGGGCAACGAGACCGAGACCCGCCGCCGGCCGACGGCCGACGTGACCGTGTTGCGCGAGCGGATCTGGGACATCCTCAAGGCCGAGGGCAAGACCATGGCGGCGCTCAACGCCGGCTTGTTCGCCGGCCGCTTCTCCGACCGTTTGAGCCGCGAGATCGTCGCCATCCGCCGCGACCTGGCCGACAAGGTGGTGCGCAAGTATTGCCTGGCCAAGGGCGTGGCGGTGGCGCTGAACCCCATTCCCATTGCCGATATCCTGGCGGCGGTCGCCACCGACGCGGCGATGGTCGTGCATCTCGGCCGGGTTTACGGCCTGCCGATTAACCGGGTCGAGGCGGGGGCGCTGCTCAAGACCATCTTCACCCAACTGGTGTTTCTGATGGGCACGGTCTGGGTTATGAACCTGGCGGCGGCGGCGCTGAAGGGTATCAGTCTGGGGCTGTCGACGGTAGTGACCGCCGGGGCGCAGGGCGCGGTGGCCTGGTATGGCACCTATGTGGTTGGCCGGGCCGCCGAGCAGTATTTCGCCCAAGGCAAGTCCTGGGGCGAGGGCGGGCCGAAGCGAGTGGTGCAGGATATCCTCGACAGTCTGGACCGTGAATCGCTGCTGGCGCAGGCTCGCGACGATATCCTGGCGCGCTTGAAGCCGCTGTTTTGA
- a CDS encoding radical SAM protein — MLIDYDMPLWRPPSEASSFILQATLGCSFNRCSFCSMYRTKTFAIRPPNAVNADIQAVARRYPDTRRVFLADGDALATPTEQLLAILQSLRLAFPQLERVSSYALPANLLKKSIDELRQLRNGGLTLLYYGIETGSADLLKRITKGATPEVMVTGLTKAKQAGLTLSATMILGLGGQAYWREHIDATAELVNRVELDYLSTLQLMLEPTIEDEFRRKFREPFQWQDDSALLEEQARLIERLDPPAPLTFRSNHASNALALAGILPRDRTALLGTLATALSGRLALRPDWLRGY, encoded by the coding sequence ATGCTGATCGACTACGACATGCCGCTCTGGCGCCCCCCCTCCGAGGCCAGCAGTTTCATCCTGCAAGCCACGCTGGGTTGCAGCTTCAACCGGTGCAGCTTCTGCTCGATGTACCGGACCAAGACTTTCGCCATCCGGCCGCCGAATGCGGTCAACGCCGACATTCAGGCCGTGGCACGGCGGTATCCCGACACCCGGCGGGTCTTTCTGGCCGACGGCGACGCGCTGGCCACGCCGACCGAACAGCTATTGGCGATCCTGCAATCCCTGCGCCTTGCCTTCCCCCAACTGGAGCGGGTGTCTAGCTATGCCCTGCCCGCCAATCTACTCAAGAAATCGATCGACGAACTGCGGCAACTACGGAATGGCGGGCTGACGCTATTGTATTACGGCATCGAAACCGGTTCGGCGGATTTGCTGAAACGAATCACCAAGGGCGCCACGCCGGAAGTGATGGTCACTGGACTGACCAAGGCCAAACAGGCGGGCTTGACCCTGTCGGCGACGATGATTCTCGGGCTGGGCGGACAAGCCTACTGGCGAGAGCACATCGACGCCACCGCCGAACTGGTCAATCGGGTCGAGCTGGATTACCTGTCCACCTTGCAGTTGATGCTCGAACCGACGATCGAGGACGAGTTTCGCCGCAAGTTTCGCGAACCGTTCCAATGGCAGGACGACTCAGCGTTGCTGGAGGAACAGGCCCGGCTGATCGAGCGGCTGGACCCACCCGCGCCGCTCACCTTCCGCTCCAACCACGCCTCCAACGCCCTGGCGCTGGCCGGCATCCTGCCGCGAGATCGGACGGCGCTGCTGGGCACGCTGGCGACGGCTCTGAGCGGTCGGCTGGCGCTAAGGCCGGACTGGCTGCGCGGCTATTGA
- a CDS encoding NAD(P)H-dependent oxidoreductase — protein MNILLVYAHPNPRSFNRALLETVDAELCERGHATCIRDLYQLRFRSVLDGEDLIRNWRGDLPNDIHQEQEAIRWAQGLVFIYPIWWFGPPAILKGWIDRVFVRKFAFDFTEAGMQGLLTHEKALIINTLGGDEATYQRLRWHELLVRPMAEGVLEACGVRTVTHRAFYQVPTVSPAERQAMLAEARDLAAAF, from the coding sequence ATGAATATCCTGCTGGTTTACGCGCACCCCAACCCGCGCAGTTTCAATCGGGCCCTTCTGGAAACGGTCGATGCCGAACTTTGCGAACGGGGACACGCGACCTGCATTCGCGATCTGTATCAGCTGCGGTTTCGCTCGGTGCTGGACGGCGAGGATCTGATCCGCAACTGGCGCGGCGACCTGCCGAATGACATTCACCAGGAACAGGAAGCCATCCGCTGGGCACAAGGACTGGTCTTTATCTATCCGATCTGGTGGTTCGGTCCCCCCGCCATTCTCAAGGGCTGGATCGACCGGGTGTTCGTGCGCAAATTCGCTTTCGACTTCACCGAAGCCGGCATGCAGGGTCTATTGACGCACGAGAAAGCCTTGATCATCAACACGCTGGGCGGCGATGAGGCCACTTACCAGCGTCTGCGCTGGCACGAATTGCTGGTGCGGCCGATGGCCGAAGGCGTGTTGGAGGCCTGCGGCGTTCGCACCGTCACCCATCGGGCGTTCTACCAGGTGCCGACCGTTTCGCCGGCCGAACGGCAAGCCATGCTGGCGGAAGCACGCGACCTGGCGGCGGCGTTTTAG
- the tsaB gene encoding tRNA (adenosine(37)-N6)-threonylcarbamoyltransferase complex dimerization subunit type 1 TsaB: MKLLALDTATEACSAAVWVDGAVWERYELAPRRHAALILPMIESVLAEAGLSPKQLDVVAFGRGPGAFTGVRIAVGIAQGIAFAADLPVVPVSTLAALALGVGRETGYSRLAAALDARMSEVYWGTYAVTADDAELLGEERVCAPAAVTAPAGDGWFGAGGGWRVHAAVLSRQLPVRGWLEERYPRAADVARLAAVPRQRADWVSPDLALPVYLRNEVVSQRVASSR; this comes from the coding sequence ATGAAACTGCTCGCTCTCGATACCGCCACCGAAGCCTGCTCCGCCGCCGTGTGGGTGGACGGCGCCGTGTGGGAACGCTACGAACTGGCGCCGCGTCGCCACGCCGCCCTGATTCTGCCGATGATCGAGTCGGTGCTGGCCGAAGCCGGCCTGAGCCCAAAGCAACTGGATGTCGTTGCCTTCGGGCGCGGGCCGGGCGCTTTCACCGGGGTGCGGATCGCGGTCGGCATCGCGCAGGGTATCGCTTTCGCCGCCGATCTGCCGGTCGTTCCGGTATCCACGCTGGCGGCGCTGGCGCTGGGCGTGGGGCGGGAAACCGGATACTCCCGCCTTGCGGCGGCGCTGGACGCCCGCATGAGCGAGGTCTATTGGGGAACCTACGCCGTTACCGCCGACGATGCCGAATTGCTGGGGGAGGAGCGGGTGTGCGCGCCGGCGGCCGTGACCGCGCCGGCGGGGGACGGCTGGTTCGGCGCCGGCGGTGGCTGGCGGGTTCACGCGGCGGTTTTGTCCCGGCAACTGCCGGTGCGCGGCTGGTTGGAGGAGCGCTATCCCCGCGCCGCCGACGTGGCGCGGCTGGCGGCCGTTCCGCGCCAGCGCGCCGACTGGGTGTCTCCCGATCTGGCGCTGCCGGTCTACCTGCGCAACGAAGTGGTGAGCCAACGGGTCGCCAGTTCCCGTTAG
- a CDS encoding thioesterase family protein has product MARIKLDLPTDFPFVTELRVRVTDVNYAGHVGNDALLGLLQEARARFLAQYGLGELDIFGLGLVVTDSVVLYKSEAFPGEILEIAVAVVDFNKYGCDFVYRVTERTGGREVARAKTGIVFFNYRKRAVQPVPQPFLDLFPHDVAVS; this is encoded by the coding sequence ATGGCGCGAATCAAATTGGACCTGCCGACGGATTTTCCGTTTGTCACCGAGCTGCGGGTGCGGGTCACCGATGTCAATTATGCCGGGCATGTGGGCAACGATGCCCTGCTGGGCCTGTTGCAGGAGGCACGGGCGCGGTTCTTGGCGCAATACGGACTGGGCGAACTGGATATCTTTGGCCTCGGCCTGGTCGTGACCGACAGCGTCGTCCTCTATAAATCCGAGGCGTTCCCTGGCGAGATACTGGAGATCGCGGTGGCCGTCGTGGATTTCAATAAATATGGCTGTGATTTCGTCTACCGGGTGACCGAACGGACCGGCGGGCGCGAAGTGGCGCGAGCCAAAACCGGCATTGTATTCTTCAACTACCGGAAACGTGCGGTTCAACCCGTGCCGCAACCCTTCCTCGATCTGTTCCCGCACGATGTCGCCGTCTCTTAA